The following DNA comes from Anaerolineae bacterium.
GCTCCAGCAGTGATCTGACCAGCGCCTCGTCAGCATCGGCGGGATACCATGTGGGCACCACCATGCCCACGTCAGGGTGGCTTACGGGCACGACTCTCTCCCTCGTCGGATGCACTTCACCGGACGGGTCATCCTAGGCCGCCGCCGGGGACGGTGTCAAAAGCAAGGCCGAGAGCGTTGATACTGCACAAATTCCCGCTGATCCCTCGGTTTGTTCCCGTTCTGATCAGTGCAGATCGGCATTCCCTCAGCGTCATCTGCGTGCCATCTTGACATCGCGGGCCAGACGGGTGCATAAGCTCTCAGGCAGCCACAACCGCACCAGCGGAGGAAAAATGTCCGACAAGGTCCGTATCGGCTTCATCGGCGCCGGCAACATCGCCCGCGGCCACGCCACCCGTCTGCACGAGAGCGGCCTGGCTCAAGTCGTGAGCCTGGCCGACCCCAGCGAGCAAAGCCTGGCCAAGCTCATCGCCGCGCGCCCCGAGCTCGCCGAAGTCCCCACCTTCTCCGACTACCGAGAGATGTTGGAGAAGGTGGAGCTCGACGCAGTGGAGATCCATTCGCCTCATTGCTTTCACCCCCAGCAGATCCTCGACTCTCTGGATGCGGGCAAGCACGTGCTCTGCGAGAAGCCTCTGACTTCCACCGTGTCCGAGGCGCATCAAGTGATCGCCAAGCGCGACGAGACGGGCAAGGTGCTCATGATCTCCTATCAGCGCCACTACGTCCCCGCCTACCGCTACATGCGGGAGATGGCGGTGGGCGGTAAGCTAGGCCAACTCAATACCGTCGCCCTCACCCTCACCCAGAACTGGCTCCGCAGCAGCGCTGGCACCTGGCGCCAGGACGCCAAGCTCTCCTGCGGCGGCCAACTGAACGACTCGGGCAGCCATGTGGTGGACATGATGCTCTGGTGCAGCGGCCTTCGAGCCAAAGAGGTCTACGCTCAGATGAACAACTTCCACCTGGAAGTGGATGTGGATAGCGCCATCACGGTGCGGTTCGAGAGCGGCGCCATCGGCAACGTCACCGTCCTGGGCAGCACGCCCGGCTACTGGGAGATGTTCGGCATCTACGGCAGCGAAGGCAGCGTGATGTACGACAACATCGGCGGGCTACAGCAGCACCTGGTGGGCAGCCAGCCTGAGCGCCCGTCCCTGGGCGAGCCGGAGAGCAACCCAGACCTGAACTTCGTGCGCGCCATCATGGGGCTGGAGGAAGTGGAGGTGCCGGCCGAATGCGGCCTACGGGTCATAGAGCTCACCGAGGCCGCCTGGCGCTCCGCCAAGCTCGACCGGCCAGTGGAGGTGGCCGGGCTCTAGTCGTTTG
Coding sequences within:
- a CDS encoding Gfo/Idh/MocA family oxidoreductase, encoding MSDKVRIGFIGAGNIARGHATRLHESGLAQVVSLADPSEQSLAKLIAARPELAEVPTFSDYREMLEKVELDAVEIHSPHCFHPQQILDSLDAGKHVLCEKPLTSTVSEAHQVIAKRDETGKVLMISYQRHYVPAYRYMREMAVGGKLGQLNTVALTLTQNWLRSSAGTWRQDAKLSCGGQLNDSGSHVVDMMLWCSGLRAKEVYAQMNNFHLEVDVDSAITVRFESGAIGNVTVLGSTPGYWEMFGIYGSEGSVMYDNIGGLQQHLVGSQPERPSLGEPESNPDLNFVRAIMGLEEVEVPAECGLRVIELTEAAWRSAKLDRPVEVAGL